One stretch of Campylobacter sp. CCS1377 DNA includes these proteins:
- a CDS encoding Gfo/Idh/MocA family oxidoreductase codes for MKVGIIGLGKMGQNHLNELSKNSHFKVSALFDVVKNKEFNAPFFTNLDEFLDQNNDIIIIATPTNSHLEIAKKVFRKCKCVLIEKPLALNLDEIDEISNLAKNHGVKVGVGFCERFNPAILALKQELKNEEIISINIQRFSTYPQRISDVGILQDLAVHDLDLLHFLSGEKIISANILKVFNKDELREDESIITCKFEKVIACMHQSWNSTQRLRKITLVSKNHFYEANLADFSLHKDGQNLKLETQTPLFGEHMALYDLFLGKENYLANIKNAYEVQEILEKF; via the coding sequence ATAAAAGTAGGTATTATTGGTCTTGGAAAAATGGGGCAAAACCATTTAAACGAACTTAGTAAAAATAGTCATTTTAAAGTTAGTGCCTTGTTTGATGTGGTTAAAAATAAAGAATTTAACGCACCATTTTTTACAAATTTAGATGAATTTTTAGATCAAAACAACGATATTATCATCATCGCAACGCCTACAAATTCACATTTAGAAATCGCTAAAAAGGTTTTTCGTAAATGCAAATGTGTATTGATCGAAAAGCCTTTGGCATTAAATTTAGATGAAATTGATGAAATTTCAAATTTAGCTAAAAATCACGGCGTAAAAGTGGGAGTAGGATTTTGTGAAAGATTTAATCCCGCGATTTTGGCCTTAAAACAAGAACTTAAAAACGAAGAAATCATCAGTATAAATATACAAAGATTTTCTACTTATCCGCAAAGAATTAGCGATGTAGGAATTTTACAAGATTTAGCCGTGCATGATCTTGATTTGCTTCATTTTTTAAGTGGCGAAAAAATCATAAGTGCAAATATTTTAAAAGTCTTTAATAAAGATGAGTTAAGAGAAGATGAAAGCATTATAACTTGCAAATTTGAAAAAGTCATTGCTTGCATGCATCAAAGCTGGAATAGCACACAAAGACTAAGAAAAATCACACTTGTAAGCAAAAACCATTTCTATGAAGCCAATTTGGCAGATTTTTCTTTACATAAAGACGGACAAAATTTAAAGCTTGAAACACAAACACCGCTTTTTGGTGAACATATGGCTTTATACGATTTATTTTTAGGTAAAGAAAATTATTTAGCAAATATTAAAAATGCCTATGAAGTGCAAGAGATTTTAGAAAAATTTTAA
- a CDS encoding DegT/DnrJ/EryC1/StrS family aminotransferase, with amino-acid sequence MNFINLAKQYETYKQEIDNAISEVLSSTSFIGGAKLNEFETNLAKYVGVKHAIGCSSGTSALYLALKALNIKEGDEVIVPSFTFIATAEMVALIGAKPVFVDINLDNFNINFEALKNAITPKTKAVIVVSMFGQMSDLEDLNAICESKNISLIEDGAQSFGASFKGKKSCSIAKISCTSFFPSKPLGAYGDGGAIFCNDDEIAKNLRILLNHGQTQRYKHEFIGINARLDTLQAAVLNVKLKHLDEELNKRQKIAKIYDENLSNCQIPKINEFAISAYAQYSVLVEDRVRVLKALEKANIPYAIHYPTPLHKQLCFGEFSHLKLANSEYVSEHILSLPFSAFLSEDEQEQIIAVFKNFK; translated from the coding sequence CTTCTTTTATAGGTGGTGCGAAATTAAATGAATTTGAAACAAATTTAGCTAAATATGTGGGCGTTAAGCATGCTATTGGTTGTTCTAGTGGTACAAGTGCTTTATATCTGGCTTTAAAGGCTTTAAATATCAAGGAAGGTGATGAAGTTATTGTGCCTAGTTTTACCTTTATAGCTACAGCTGAAATGGTGGCTTTAATTGGTGCTAAGCCTGTTTTTGTGGATATAAATTTGGATAATTTTAATATTAATTTTGAAGCTTTAAAAAATGCCATCACTCCTAAAACAAAGGCGGTCATTGTGGTAAGTATGTTTGGGCAAATGAGTGATTTAGAAGATTTAAATGCTATTTGTGAAAGCAAAAATATAAGCTTGATTGAAGATGGTGCGCAAAGTTTTGGAGCGAGTTTTAAGGGTAAAAAATCTTGTTCTATTGCTAAAATTTCTTGCACGAGCTTTTTTCCTTCTAAACCTTTGGGAGCTTATGGGGATGGTGGAGCGATTTTTTGTAATGATGATGAAATAGCTAAGAATTTAAGAATTCTACTCAACCACGGACAAACGCAGCGTTATAAACACGAATTTATAGGTATAAATGCAAGACTTGATACTCTTCAAGCGGCTGTTTTAAATGTAAAATTAAAGCATTTAGATGAAGAGTTAAACAAAAGACAAAAGATAGCAAAAATTTACGATGAAAACTTAAGTAATTGTCAAATTCCAAAAATTAATGAATTTGCCATCAGTGCTTACGCGCAATATAGTGTTTTAGTAGAAGATAGAGTTAGGGTTTTAAAAGCTTTAGAAAAGGCAAATATCCCTTATGCAATCCACTATCCAACGCCACTGCACAAACAACTTTGTTTTGGTGAATTTTCGCATTTAAAACTAGCAAATTCAGAATATGTAAGCGAACACATTTTATCCTTGCCATTTTCCGCATTTTTAAGCGAAGATGAGCAAGAGCAAATCATTGCGGTATTTAAGAATTTCAAATGA